In one Conger conger chromosome 5, fConCon1.1, whole genome shotgun sequence genomic region, the following are encoded:
- the LOC133127934 gene encoding BTB/POZ domain-containing protein 6-B-like isoform X1, with amino-acid sequence MPIAADCLYGRIMRCLTFFLLLPENLKKAKKSGRHSGNLPVCYEIVTLSLEKKMAAELYPVSTQTNIPNSNGIVVTAASKKSIVQVTQTITTVTAATTQQNIKNNNVETTSWQTSHPTLRERNALMFNNELMADVHFIVGPPGESQKVPAHKYVLAVGSSVFGAMFYGDLAEGESEIHIPDVEPAAFLILLKYMYSDEIELEADTVLATLYAAKKYIVPALAKACVTFLETSLEAKNACVLLSQSRLFEEPELTQRCWEVIDAQAELALLSEGFCEIDRPTLEIILTRETLNIKEAVVFEAVLSWAVAECKRRGLAPTSRNKRSVLGKALYLVRVPSMTLQEFADGAAQSDILTLEETHKIFLWYTAANKPDLGFPLIRRKGLLPQRCHRFQSSAYRSNQWRYRGRCDSIQFAVDRRIFIAGLGLYGSSGGKAEYSVCIELKRQGAVLAQNLTTFVSDGSSSTFSVWFEHPVQVEQDTFYTVSAVLDGNELSYFGQEGMTEVQCGKVTFQFQCSSDSTNGTGVQGGQIPELVFYA; translated from the exons ATGCCCATAGCTGCAGATTGCCTGTATGGGCGGATCATGAGGTGTTTGACTTTTTTCCTTCTGCTTCCAGAAAACTTGAAAAAGGCTAAAAAGAGTGGGAGACACTCCGGCAACCTGCCAGTATGTTATGAGATCGTGACTTTATCCTTGGAGAAGAAAATGGCCGCAGAACTATACCCTGTCAGTACACAGACTAATATCCCGAACAGCAACGGTATTGTAGTGACGGCTGCCAGCAAGAAGAGCATCGTCCAAGTCACTCAGACAATAACCACTGTTACTGCCGCCACCACCCAACAGAATATCAAAAACAACAACGTCGAGACTACTAGCTGGCAGACTTCTCATCCAACACTGCGAGAGAG GAATGCTTTAATGTTTAACAACGAACTCATGGCCGATGTTCATTTTATCGTGGGTCCTCCAGGTGAATCACAAAAAGTACCTGCCCACAAG TATGTTTTGGCGGTGGGCAGTTCTGTTTTTGGTGCAATGTTTTATGGAGACCTGGCAGAGGGAGAGTCAGAAATTCACATCCCTGATGTGGAGCCTGCTGCTTTTTTAATTCTGCTGAA atACATGTACAGCGATGAGATAGAACTGGAAGCAGACACGGTGTTGGCGACTTTGTACGCCGCCAAGAAGTACATCGTACCGGCCCTAGCGAAGGCCTGCGTCACCTTCCTGGAGACAAGCCTGGAGGCGAAGAACGCCTGCGTGCTGCTGTCCCAGAGCCGGCTGTTCGAGGAGCCTGAGCTCACCCAGCGCTGCTGGGAAGTCATCGACGCCCAGGCGGAGCTGGCCCTGCTGTCCGAGGGTTTCTGCGAGATCGACCGGCCCACGCTCGAGATCATCCTGACACGAGAGACCCTCAACATCAAGGAGGCGGTGGTGTTCGAGGCCGTGCTGAGCTGGGCGGTGGCCGAGTGCAAGAGGAGGGGCCTGGCGCCCACCTCCCGCAACAAGAGGAGCGTGCTGGGCAAGGCGCTCTACCTGGTCCGTGTCCCCTCCATGACGCTGCAGGAGTTTGCCGACGGGGCAGCCCAGTCGGACATCCTGACTCTGGAGGAGACGCACAAGATCTTCCTGTGGTACACGGCGGCCAACAAGCCGGACCTGGGCTTCCCACTCATCCGGCGCAAGGGCCTGCTGCCACAGAGGTGCCACCGCTTCCAGTCCTCGGCCTACCGCAGCAACCAGTGGCGTTACCGGGGCCGCTGCGACAGCATCCAGTTCGCAGTGGACCGGCGCATTTTCATCGCGGGGTTGGGCCTGTACGGGTCGAGCGGGGGGAAGGCGGAATACAGCGTCTGCATCGAGCTCAAGCGGCAGGGAGCCGTCCTGGCACAGAACCTGACCACGTTCGTCTCGGACGGGTCCAGCAGCACCTTCTCGGTGTGGTTCGAGCACCCGGTCCAGGTGGAGCAGGACACCTTCTACACCGTCAGTGCCGTCCTGGACGGGAACGAGCTCAGCTACTTTGGGCAGGAGGGTATGACGGAGGTGCAGTGCGGGAAGGTGACCTTTCAGTTCCAGTGCTCCTCGGACAGTACCAACGGGACCGGGGTGCAGGGGGGACAGATCCCGGAACTGGTCTTCTATGCGTGA
- the LOC133127934 gene encoding BTB/POZ domain-containing protein 6-B-like isoform X2, with product MAAELYPVSTQTNIPNSNGIVVTAASKKSIVQVTQTITTVTAATTQQNIKNNNVETTSWQTSHPTLRERNALMFNNELMADVHFIVGPPGESQKVPAHKYVLAVGSSVFGAMFYGDLAEGESEIHIPDVEPAAFLILLKYMYSDEIELEADTVLATLYAAKKYIVPALAKACVTFLETSLEAKNACVLLSQSRLFEEPELTQRCWEVIDAQAELALLSEGFCEIDRPTLEIILTRETLNIKEAVVFEAVLSWAVAECKRRGLAPTSRNKRSVLGKALYLVRVPSMTLQEFADGAAQSDILTLEETHKIFLWYTAANKPDLGFPLIRRKGLLPQRCHRFQSSAYRSNQWRYRGRCDSIQFAVDRRIFIAGLGLYGSSGGKAEYSVCIELKRQGAVLAQNLTTFVSDGSSSTFSVWFEHPVQVEQDTFYTVSAVLDGNELSYFGQEGMTEVQCGKVTFQFQCSSDSTNGTGVQGGQIPELVFYA from the exons ATGGCCGCAGAACTATACCCTGTCAGTACACAGACTAATATCCCGAACAGCAACGGTATTGTAGTGACGGCTGCCAGCAAGAAGAGCATCGTCCAAGTCACTCAGACAATAACCACTGTTACTGCCGCCACCACCCAACAGAATATCAAAAACAACAACGTCGAGACTACTAGCTGGCAGACTTCTCATCCAACACTGCGAGAGAG GAATGCTTTAATGTTTAACAACGAACTCATGGCCGATGTTCATTTTATCGTGGGTCCTCCAGGTGAATCACAAAAAGTACCTGCCCACAAG TATGTTTTGGCGGTGGGCAGTTCTGTTTTTGGTGCAATGTTTTATGGAGACCTGGCAGAGGGAGAGTCAGAAATTCACATCCCTGATGTGGAGCCTGCTGCTTTTTTAATTCTGCTGAA atACATGTACAGCGATGAGATAGAACTGGAAGCAGACACGGTGTTGGCGACTTTGTACGCCGCCAAGAAGTACATCGTACCGGCCCTAGCGAAGGCCTGCGTCACCTTCCTGGAGACAAGCCTGGAGGCGAAGAACGCCTGCGTGCTGCTGTCCCAGAGCCGGCTGTTCGAGGAGCCTGAGCTCACCCAGCGCTGCTGGGAAGTCATCGACGCCCAGGCGGAGCTGGCCCTGCTGTCCGAGGGTTTCTGCGAGATCGACCGGCCCACGCTCGAGATCATCCTGACACGAGAGACCCTCAACATCAAGGAGGCGGTGGTGTTCGAGGCCGTGCTGAGCTGGGCGGTGGCCGAGTGCAAGAGGAGGGGCCTGGCGCCCACCTCCCGCAACAAGAGGAGCGTGCTGGGCAAGGCGCTCTACCTGGTCCGTGTCCCCTCCATGACGCTGCAGGAGTTTGCCGACGGGGCAGCCCAGTCGGACATCCTGACTCTGGAGGAGACGCACAAGATCTTCCTGTGGTACACGGCGGCCAACAAGCCGGACCTGGGCTTCCCACTCATCCGGCGCAAGGGCCTGCTGCCACAGAGGTGCCACCGCTTCCAGTCCTCGGCCTACCGCAGCAACCAGTGGCGTTACCGGGGCCGCTGCGACAGCATCCAGTTCGCAGTGGACCGGCGCATTTTCATCGCGGGGTTGGGCCTGTACGGGTCGAGCGGGGGGAAGGCGGAATACAGCGTCTGCATCGAGCTCAAGCGGCAGGGAGCCGTCCTGGCACAGAACCTGACCACGTTCGTCTCGGACGGGTCCAGCAGCACCTTCTCGGTGTGGTTCGAGCACCCGGTCCAGGTGGAGCAGGACACCTTCTACACCGTCAGTGCCGTCCTGGACGGGAACGAGCTCAGCTACTTTGGGCAGGAGGGTATGACGGAGGTGCAGTGCGGGAAGGTGACCTTTCAGTTCCAGTGCTCCTCGGACAGTACCAACGGGACCGGGGTGCAGGGGGGACAGATCCCGGAACTGGTCTTCTATGCGTGA